Proteins found in one Sporosarcina sp. FSL K6-3457 genomic segment:
- a CDS encoding DUF2971 domain-containing protein, whose amino-acid sequence MDWTEDYYNENDVDISIKTLMDFAKSKRPNKLYKYQPINDKTCETLLEQQIWLSKRCLLNDPFESSPLNHEEKNVYDILSGYSDSLEGFVSESILKEFSMHDKEIAQMVNEFYKHAVIGSFSTTNNNYVLWGNYAEKNSGICVEYDLKTSHMFEDDQESKINPLNFLFPVEYKITRSDISDMIKAASLNHSGSEKTRVAELISLLEKHPDWGYENEWRIILPSNIHNELGEHGIKISFMKPSAIYLGLNFKEEYLQQIKYYAERQKIHLYQSKINNSKDISLKFEKIN is encoded by the coding sequence ATGGACTGGACTGAAGATTACTACAATGAGAATGACGTTGATATTTCAATAAAAACTTTAATGGACTTTGCTAAATCTAAACGTCCGAATAAGCTATATAAATATCAACCGATTAATGATAAAACATGTGAAACCTTATTAGAACAGCAAATTTGGTTGAGTAAAAGATGTCTGTTAAATGACCCTTTTGAAAGTAGTCCACTTAATCATGAAGAAAAGAATGTGTATGATATTTTATCAGGGTATTCTGATTCATTGGAAGGGTTTGTTTCAGAATCTATTCTGAAAGAGTTTAGTATGCATGATAAAGAAATAGCTCAAATGGTAAATGAGTTCTATAAACATGCCGTAATAGGCAGTTTCTCTACAACGAACAACAATTATGTATTGTGGGGAAATTATGCAGAAAAAAATAGCGGAATTTGTGTAGAGTATGATTTAAAAACAAGTCATATGTTTGAAGACGACCAAGAAAGTAAAATTAATCCTTTAAATTTTCTTTTTCCAGTAGAGTATAAAATCACTAGAAGTGATATTAGTGATATGATTAAAGCTGCTTCATTGAACCACAGTGGTTCTGAAAAAACAAGAGTGGCTGAATTGATTTCATTATTAGAGAAACATCCAGATTGGGGATATGAGAATGAATGGCGGATAATACTTCCTTCAAATATCCATAATGAACTAGGTGAACATGGTATAAAAATATCCTTTATGAAACCAAGTGCAATATATTTAGGCTTAAATTTTAAGGAAGAATACTTACAACAAATAAAATATTATGCGGAAAGACAAAAAATTCATTTATATCAGTCAAAAATAAACAATTCAAAAGATATATCATTGAAGTTTGAAAAAATAAATTGA